A portion of the Punica granatum isolate Tunisia-2019 chromosome 7, ASM765513v2, whole genome shotgun sequence genome contains these proteins:
- the LOC116213609 gene encoding uncharacterized protein LOC116213609 codes for MNQHYGTRVVGSSKARDALPRQANRKTVHTGKVKFLPLTEVMRVEREREGPSNPSTFSSRPRQDKPPPSFLSPRRTSRKSEYFRHRSPVKVIRERIPAVGKASRDGSGLKSHQQGPKVLKDRIGDETVPAQQATREVNKEVLTEADPPSVETRPSSSLIKEKSIGGYRLDLFHQGFCINRHFLPQDIACHFPSQLALMLLLSLMTRYWNVSETNLRGQFEFSASVIPAKRSGTFKAYFPVRVHRTAYEYSGFIPEVFPVELIPKCELRDSKIFRRIPDFHNAALLFYPDGSSEDYGYLCDLMNNQDYVIRGSVWDDVELLIFTSKHLPVDTQWSKTGLFLWGVYRSFKNRPAPRIRDSSEEICPSGPGVENPNNGLIAKKGGNEAAGRRGDEPNSLEESQKNPVIEAVLTRWVPPCDGWVKLNTGAVFRGDPGPAGGGGSVHGRSGKWIIGYVSNLGECKQLTANLWALLWGLNLVSERGYRKVQVETDSELALKCLNRVNTEGDVVGPDDLDLISSCRKLLLGDWEISQSHVSREMNHPAVVVANHFEDHDVGIIALLDSPPPDLAKSMMNGQS; via the exons ATGAACCAGCACTACGGGACGCGAGTGGTGGGTTCCAGCAAGGCTCGAGATGCTCTTCCAAGGCAAGCTAATCGAAAGACCGTGCATACTGGGAAAGTCAAGTTTCTTCCGCTGACGGAAGTGATGAgggtggagagagagagagaagggccTTCCAACCCGAGCACCTTTAGCTCTAGACCTCGTCAGGATAAACCACCTCCATCATTTCTGTCACCGAGAAGAACTTCCAGAAAGTCTGAATATTTCAGGCACAGGTCTCCTGTGAAAGTGATCAGAGAACGAATACCGGCGGTCGGAAAAGCTTCAAGAGATGGAAGTGGATTAAAGAGCCATCAACAGGGACCCAAAGTGCTCAAAGATAGAATAGGTG ATGAGACAGTTCCGGCCCAGCAGGCTACGAGGGAGGTGAACAAGGAAGTGCTAACGGAAGCCGATCCACCCTCTGTGGAAACCAGACCTTCTAGCTCATTGATAAAAGAGAAGTCTATAGGAGGGTATCGACTAGACCTATTCCATCAGGGCTTCTGCATAAATCGGCATTTTCTTCCTCAAGACATTGCTTGTCATTTTCCAAGCCAG CTAGCGCTGATGCTGCTCCTGAGCCTGATGACGCGATATTGGAATGTCTCAGAAACCAATCTGAG GGGACAGTTTGAATTCTCGGCCAGTGTTATCCCTGCCAAGCGTTCTGGAACATTTAAAGCTTATTTCCCAGTTCGAGTACATCGTACGGCTTATGAGTACTCGGGGTTTATTCCTGAAGTTTTTCCCGTTGAGCTGATTCCTAAGTGCGAGCTACGAGACTCAAAGATCTTTAGAAGAATTCCTGATTTCCATAATGCTGCTTTGCTCTTTTACCCGGATGG CTCTTCTGAGGATTATGGTTACCTCTGCGACTTGATGAATAATCAGGATTATGTGATTAGAGGCTCTGTTTGGGATGATGTCGAGTTGCTGATATTCACATCAAAGCATCTTCCCGTGGACACTCAGT GGTCGAAAACTGGTCTCTTCCTGTGGGGAGTATATCGCAGCTTTAAAAATCGTCCAGCTCCTCGGATTCGGGATTCATCTGAAGAAATCTGCCCAAGTGGTCCTGGTGTTGAAAATCCAAACAATGGTCTTATTGCTAAAAAGGGTGGTAATGAAGCTGCTGGTCGCAGAGGTGATGAACCAAACTCTCTCGAAGAGTCACAGAAGAATCCCGTGATCGAGGCTGTGCTCACACGGTGGGTTCCTCCCTGCGATGGTTGGGTCAAACTGAACACTGGTGCAGTCTTTAGGGGAGATCCGGGCCCTGCCGGAGGAGGTGGATCGGTCCATGGGCGATCAGGAAAATGGATCATCGGCTATGTTTCCAACCTGGGCGAGTGCAAGCAGCTGACCGCGAACCTGTGGGCACTGCTCTGGGGGCTGAACCTTGTGTCTGAGCGAGGCTATAGGAAAGTCCAGGTGGAGACTGACTCTGAGCTGGCCCTGAAATGCCTCAATAGAGTTAATACTGAAGGAGATGTTGTCGGCCCTGATGATTTGGATCTCATCAGTTCCTGCAGAAAGCTCCTCTTGGGTGACTGGGAGATCTCGCAGAGCCATGTAAGTCGAGAGATGAACCACCCTGCTGTTGTGGTGGCGAACCATTTTGAGGATCACGACGTAGGAATCATAGCCCTTCTCGATAGCCCACCTCCTGACTTAGCTAAGAGTATGATGAACGGTCAGAGCTAG
- the LOC116213723 gene encoding mitochondrial substrate carrier family protein E isoform X1 has product MLQLPMALVPLNFSSSMNELWPPGLGAVWREFLWGAMAGAFGEGMMHPIDTIKTRIQSQAILTGSQKEKTIFQMVRTVWSADGLRGFYRGVTPGITGSLATGATYFGFIESTKNWIDESHPDLGGHWSHFIAGAMGDTLGSFVYVPCEVMKQRMQVQGTAASWSPLALKDNAPVKPGGQMYGYYTGMFHAGRSIWMEQGLRGLFAGYLSTLARDVPFAGLMVMFYEALKDITSYGKQKWAPNSNYSISSLFEGLLLGGLAGGCSAYLTTPLDVVKTRLQVQGPTVRYNGWLDAIHRIWLIEGPKGLFRGSIPRITWYIPASALTFMAVEFLRDHFNEGSLDRKDAEKVPNLPIDRKGSIREVA; this is encoded by the exons ATGCTGCAGCTTCCAATGGCGTTGGTTCCGCtcaatttcagttcttcg ATGAATGAACTGTGGCCTCCTGGTCTTGGTGCAGTGTGGAGGGAGTTCTTGTGGGGCGCCATGGCTGGGGCCTTTGGAGAAGGAATGATGCACCCGATCGACACTATAAAGACGAGAATTCAAAGTCAAGCGATTCTTACTGGAAGTCAG AAGGAGAAGACGATTTTTCAGATGGTCCGCACTGTCTGGAGCGCAGATGGATTAAGAG GGTTTTATAGAGGCGTGACTCCTGGGATCACTGGATCTCTGGCAACTGGAGCGACGTATTTTGGCTTCATAGAATCAACCAAGAACTGGATTGATGAATCGCATCCTGATCTTGGAGGGCATTGGTCTCATTTTATTGCTGGAGCAATGG GAGATACCCTTGGTTCTTTTGTATATGTTCCATGTGAAGTGATGAAGCAGCGAATGCAGGTTCAAGGTACGGCAGCTTCTTGGAGTCCTCTTGCCTTAAAAGATAATGCACCAGTAAAACCTGGTGGGCAAATGTATGGGTATTATACTGGAATGTTTCATGCTGGGCGTTCAATCTGGATGGAACAGGGATTACGAGGATTATTTGCTGG ATACCTGTCCACACTTGCTAGGGATGTGCCTTTTGCTGGTTTGATG GTCATGTTTTATGAAGCTCTTAAGGACATAACCAGTTATGGAAAGCAGAAGTGGGCACCCAATTCTAATTACAGCATCAGTAGTTTGTTTGAGGGACTCTTATTAGGTGGATTAGCTGGTG GTTGCAGCGCATATCTAACCACCCCACTCGATGTGGTCAAAACAAGATTGCAGGTACAAGGACCCACAGTAAG GTACAATGGTTGGTTGGATGCCATACATAGGATATGGCTTATAGAAGGTCCCAAGGGACTATTTAGGGGAAGCATTCCAAGGATCACGTGGTACATACCAGCCTCTGCTCTCACTTTCATGGCGGTCGAATTTCTCCGAGACCACTTCAATGAAGGATCATTGGATAGGAAAGACGCAGAAAAAGTTCCAAATTTACCGATTGACAGGAAAGGGTCAATTAGGGAGGTGGCATAG
- the LOC116213721 gene encoding DNAJ protein JJJ1 homolog: MSMAVPEKRDFYEVLGVHRECTADEIRSAYKKLALQRHPDKLVQSGISQEDATAQFQELVHAYEVLSDPKERAWYDSHRSQILFADAKSSVSGSPIIDLSSYFSNTTFSGYCDTGKGFYKVYSDLFGKVYAAELNYARKMGVGINSVREAPMMGNLDSPYAQVTAFYNYWLGFCTVMDFGWVDMYDSAAGESRRLRRLMEEENKKLRKKARREYNEMVRGLAEFVKKRDKRVIDMAVKRNMENEKKKEERKKKMEQEKLERARAAAHKEPEWATVEEEEEEEEEEELEYEDEVFGDGDNEAKKEELYCVACGKKFKSKKQWENHEKSKKHKEKVAALRESFIEEDEALDEEIDESVRVEDGEIGNGVESLEEDEVEEIMRRVRDELDIESESGSGEEEKFKEDVGGHGEDHGADEVSAKEKGKEDVGPSGGDGEKDDGDEISILEAMLSGRKNRRKAAASMQDELKSGGGDSEFMEYDNRKSTRRNRGGKKERGKKNNGEAVGGNRDEDGRNGFVNSNKEASVAKTEVRSADDDEFVEKHKKEKGNAKKDTNMRSKNLPKGKKGKSSAKNSENLCETCGEEFESRNKLHKHLGETGHSTLKFRR, encoded by the exons ATGTCGATGGCGGTGCCGGAGAAGCGGGACTTCTACGAGGTGCTGGGCGTCCACCGCGAATGCACGGCGGACGAGATCCGGTCCGCCTACAAGAAGCTCGCCCTCCAGCGCCACCCGGACAAGCTCGTCCAGTCCGGGATTTCCCAGGAGGATGCCACCGCCCAGTTCCAGGAGCTCGTCCACGCCTACGAGGTCCTCTCCGACCCCAAGGAGCGCGCCTGGTACGACTCCCACCGCTCCCAGATCCTCTTCGCCGACGCCAAGAGCTCTGTTTCCGGCTCTCCTATCATCGACCTCTCTTCCTACTTCTCCAACACCACCTTCTCCGGCTACTGCGACACCGGCAAGGGCTTCTATAAGGTCTACTCTGACCTCTTCGGCAAGGTATACGCCGCCGAGCTCAATTACGCCAGGAAGATGGGGGTGGGGATCAACTCGGTCCGGGAAGCGCCGATGATGGGCAATCTCGACAGTCCGTATGCTCAGGTGACGGCGTTCTATAATTACTGGCTAGGGTTTTGTACGGTGATGGACTTTGGGTGGGTGGACATGTATGACTCCGCAGCGGGTGAGAGCAGGAGGTTGAGGCGGTTGATGGAGGAGGAGAACAAGAAGCTGAGGAAGAAGGCCAGGAGAGAGTACAATGAGATGGTGAGGGGGTTGGCGGAGTTCGTGAAGAAGCGAGACAAAAGGGTCATCGACATGGCGGTGAAGCGGAATATGGAGaacgagaagaagaaggaagagaggaagaagaagatggagcAGGAGAAGCTCGAGCGGGCGAGAGCTGCAGCTCACAAGGAGCCCGAATGGGCGACagttgaggaggaggaggaggaggaggaggaggaggaattGGAATACGAGGACGAGGTTTTCGGGGATGGAGACAATGAGGCTAAGAAAGAGGAGCTTTACTGTGTGGCGTGTGGGAAGAAGTTTAAGAGCAAGAAGCAGTGGGAGAATCATGAGAAGTCGAAGAAGCATAAGGAGAAGGTTGCAGCATTGAGGGAGAGCTTCATTGAGGAGGATGAGGCACTTGATGAAGAGATAGATGAGAGCGTAAGAGTGGAGGATGGGGAGATCGGCAATGGAGTGGAGTCTCTTGAGGAAGATGAGGTCGAAGAGATAATGAGGAGGGTGAGGGACGAACTGGATATTGAGAGTGAGAGTGGATCGGGTGAGGAAGAGAAGTTTAAAGAGGATGTCGGTGGTCATGGAGAGGATCATGGTGCAGATGAAGTTAGTGCAAAAGAAAAGGGTAAGGAAGATGTTGGGCCTTCTGGTGGTGACGGGGAGAAGGATGATGGTGATGAAATTAGCATTCTCGAGGCGATGCTGTCTGGACGTAAGAATAGAAGGAAAGCGGCAGCTTCGATGCAGGATGAGCTTAAGAGTGGTGGGGGAGATTCGGAGTTTATGGAGTATGATAATCGGAAAAGCACCAGAAGAAACCGCGGGGGCAAGAAGGAGAGGGGCAAGAAGAACAATGGAGAGGCTGTGGGTGGCAATAGAGATGAAGATGGAAGGAATGGATTTGTCAACTCGAACAAGGAGGCTTCTGTTGCGAAGACTGAAGTGAGAAGTGCGGACGATGATGAATTTGTTGAAAAgcataagaaagaaaaagggaatgCGAAGAAAGATACAAATATGAGGTCGAAGAACTTACCAAAAGGGAAGAAAGGCAAG TCATCAGCTAAGAATTCGGAAAACCTATGCGAGACCTGTGGAGAGGAATTCGAGTCAAG GAACAAGCTACACAAGCATTTAGGCGAGACAGGTCATTCAACACTAAAGTTCCGGAGATGA
- the LOC116213723 gene encoding mitochondrial substrate carrier family protein E isoform X2 — protein sequence MAVQSSTSPEMHAAASNGVGSAQFQFFVWREFLWGAMAGAFGEGMMHPIDTIKTRIQSQAILTGSQKEKTIFQMVRTVWSADGLRGFYRGVTPGITGSLATGATYFGFIESTKNWIDESHPDLGGHWSHFIAGAMGDTLGSFVYVPCEVMKQRMQVQGTAASWSPLALKDNAPVKPGGQMYGYYTGMFHAGRSIWMEQGLRGLFAGYLSTLARDVPFAGLMVMFYEALKDITSYGKQKWAPNSNYSISSLFEGLLLGGLAGGCSAYLTTPLDVVKTRLQVQGPTVRYNGWLDAIHRIWLIEGPKGLFRGSIPRITWYIPASALTFMAVEFLRDHFNEGSLDRKDAEKVPNLPIDRKGSIREVA from the exons ATGGCGGTCCAGAGCTCGACCTCCCCCGAAATGCATGCTGCAGCTTCCAATGGCGTTGGTTCCGCtcaatttcagttcttcg TGTGGAGGGAGTTCTTGTGGGGCGCCATGGCTGGGGCCTTTGGAGAAGGAATGATGCACCCGATCGACACTATAAAGACGAGAATTCAAAGTCAAGCGATTCTTACTGGAAGTCAG AAGGAGAAGACGATTTTTCAGATGGTCCGCACTGTCTGGAGCGCAGATGGATTAAGAG GGTTTTATAGAGGCGTGACTCCTGGGATCACTGGATCTCTGGCAACTGGAGCGACGTATTTTGGCTTCATAGAATCAACCAAGAACTGGATTGATGAATCGCATCCTGATCTTGGAGGGCATTGGTCTCATTTTATTGCTGGAGCAATGG GAGATACCCTTGGTTCTTTTGTATATGTTCCATGTGAAGTGATGAAGCAGCGAATGCAGGTTCAAGGTACGGCAGCTTCTTGGAGTCCTCTTGCCTTAAAAGATAATGCACCAGTAAAACCTGGTGGGCAAATGTATGGGTATTATACTGGAATGTTTCATGCTGGGCGTTCAATCTGGATGGAACAGGGATTACGAGGATTATTTGCTGG ATACCTGTCCACACTTGCTAGGGATGTGCCTTTTGCTGGTTTGATG GTCATGTTTTATGAAGCTCTTAAGGACATAACCAGTTATGGAAAGCAGAAGTGGGCACCCAATTCTAATTACAGCATCAGTAGTTTGTTTGAGGGACTCTTATTAGGTGGATTAGCTGGTG GTTGCAGCGCATATCTAACCACCCCACTCGATGTGGTCAAAACAAGATTGCAGGTACAAGGACCCACAGTAAG GTACAATGGTTGGTTGGATGCCATACATAGGATATGGCTTATAGAAGGTCCCAAGGGACTATTTAGGGGAAGCATTCCAAGGATCACGTGGTACATACCAGCCTCTGCTCTCACTTTCATGGCGGTCGAATTTCTCCGAGACCACTTCAATGAAGGATCATTGGATAGGAAAGACGCAGAAAAAGTTCCAAATTTACCGATTGACAGGAAAGGGTCAATTAGGGAGGTGGCATAG
- the LOC116213724 gene encoding ATP synthase subunit gamma, mitochondrial, producing the protein MAMAALRREGRRFAPLLSPRPIAAVRSSLVSEEDIPFGARSISTQVVRNRMKSVKNIQKITKAMKMVAASKLRAIQIRAENSRGLWQPFTALLGDTPSVDVKKNVIVTVSSDKGLCGGINSTSVKISKALYKLNSGPDKETKYVVLGEKAKAQLVRDSKKNIELTISELQKNPLNYTQVSVLADDILKNVEFDALRIIFNKFHSVVSFLPTMSTVLSPEIVEREAEAGGKLGELDSYEIEGGETKAEILQNLAEFQFSCVLFNAVLENACSEQGARMSAMDSSSRNAGDMLDRLTLTYNRTRQASITTELIEIISGASALEG; encoded by the exons ATGGCGATGGCTGCTCTCAGACGCGAGGGGAGGCGATTCGCCCCTCTCCTCTCCCCCCGCCCAATCGCCGCCGTCCGATCCTCCCTCGTTTCTGA GGAGGATATCCCTTTTGGCGCGCGCTCTATTTCAACTCAAGTGG TCAGAAACCGCATGAAGAGTGTGAAGAACATCCAGAAGATCACAAAAGCTATGAAGATGGTTGCAGCCTCAAAGCTACGAGCAATCCAAATCAGAGCTGAAAATTCCCGTGGCCTGTGGCAGCCATTCACTGCCCTTCTTGGTGACACACCTA GTGTTGACGTCAAGAAGAATGTTATTGTCACTGTCTCTTCAGACAAGGGTCTCTGTGGCGGTATTAACTCCACATCAGTTAAGATAAGCAAGGCTCTGTACAAGTTGAATTCCG GTCCTGACAAGGAGACGAAGTATGTTGTTTTGGGAGAAAAAGCGAAGGCTCAGTTGGTTCGTGACTCAAAGAAGAATATTGAGCTAACAATATCAGAGCTGCAGAAGAATCCTCTGAACTACACCCAG GTTTCTGTGCTGGCTGATGACATCTTGAAGAACGTGGAATTTGATGCATTGAGGATTATCTTTAACAAGTTTCATTCAGTTGTCTCATTTTTGCCAACAATGTCCACTGTGTTATCGCCAGAA ATTGTTGAGAGGGAGGCTGAGGCAGGAGGAAAGCTCGGAGAATTAGACTCCTATGAGATTGAAGGAGGTGAAACCAAGGCAGAGATCCTTCAGAATTTGGCAGAGTTTCAGTTCTCTTGT GTTTTATTCAACGCGGTGTTGGAGAATGCTTGCAGTGAGCAAGGAGCAAGGATGTCTGCTATGGACAGTTCCAGCAGGAATGCTGGTGACATGCTTGACCGCCTTACTCTAACTTATAACAG AACCCGTCAAGCATCTATTACCACCGAGCTCATTGAAATTATTTCTGGAGCATCGGCACTGGAGGGCTAA